The Salipiger profundus sequence AGCTGACGCGCCACCGGGTGGGGCCGTGCCGGCCCCGCCCCCGACTGCACTGTCCCCCGCATGATCCGTCTCTGCCCCTTCGGCGACTACGCCCACCGCCAACCGCTGGCCTACCCGGCGATCCGCGCCGCCTGCGCCGGCCGCATCGAGGTCGTGGACGACATCGCCCGGGCCGATATCGTGGCGGTGAGCCACACCAAGGACCTCGACCGCCACGCCGAGGTGCTGAAGGCCCGGATCGGGCCGGACCAGAGACTGGTGCTGCTCTCGGAAGAGCCGTTCTGGGACACCGTCTGGGACCCCGATCCGCTGTCAAGGGAGGGCACACGCGAGACCTCCCGCGGGCCGCTGCGCTTCACCCGGCTCACCCACCTGACGAGCGACATCTACCGCTTCGACCGCATCCCCTATTTCCTGCTGACCGATCCCGCCTATGCCCGTCGCTACGCCGGGCTCTTCGCCCGCAACGCGGCGCGCGGCGCCGAGCGCTGGCGCGCGCTCTGGGCGGCGGCGCCCTGGCAGGCGGGCTTCATGGCAGAGGCGCGGGACAATCCCAAATACGACCGCGGCTTCCCGCAGGCCGGCGTGGCGGGGCTGTCGTCGCGCCGCACCCGGATCGCGCGCGCCTGCGGGACGCGCAGCCTGCGGCTCGGGCACGGCTGGCAGCCCGGCCCCCGGCGGCAGGCGCTGCGCGACTGGCATCTCGACAAGCTGGTGCGGCTCGACGGACAGTGCCGGCTGTTCTCGGCCATCGAGAACACGCTGCACCCAGACTACGTCACCGAGAAACCCTTCGACGCGCTGGCCATGGGCGCGGTACCGCTGGTCGAGGCCGGCCCCGGCCACCGCCTGCACGAGCTCCTGCCGGAGGGCGGGCTCTGGGACCTCAAGGGGCTTCCCCCCACCGAGGCCGCGGCGGCGATCGATAGCTGGGACCCGGCCACCACCGACCCCGCGCCCTACATGGCGGCGCAACGCCGGATGGCGGCGCTCTTCGCCGATCCGGCGATCCTTCGGGCCGAGTACGACCGGCTCGCCCGGGCGCTCGAGGCCGCGCTGGCCGGGGTCTGCGACAGCCCCGCCCCGGCGCTCAGCCCAGCAGGGTGACCTCGGGCGTGTAGCGCTGGCGCAGCTGCCGGTCGGTGATGTCGGGTCCGATCAGCTCGCGGCAGGCGGCGCTGTTGCCGTAGACCAGAACCACCAGCGTCTCGCCGTCGACCTGCGCGCGCAAGCTGTCGCAGAGTTCGAGCCGGCCGGTGTCGAGCTCGACATCGTAATACGGCACGATGCCGACCCGCTCGCCGCGCGCGCGGCGGGCCGCGATCTCGGCCAGCATCGCCTGCAGCTCCGGTGTCTCGAGCCGGAAATCGCCCACGTAGATGGCGTCGAAGATCCCCGCCTCGAGCCGGTCGGGATCGGTCATCAGCGCCGGCACCGCGAAGGGCCGCGCGTCGGGGTCGCCGGTGTAGCGCAGCGCGCCGCCGCTGCGGTGATGGTGGCCCTGCGCATCGAAATACTCGAAGCGCGCGCCGTAGTAGAAGCCCTGGATGCCGGTCACCGGGTTCTCGGTGATGGCATCCCCGCCGTCGCGCTGGATGGTCAGCGGGCCGGTCTCCATCTCGGCCACCGCCGCCGCGCCGAAGACCTTGCGGCAGCGGCGCACCAGCTCGCTGTCGGCGCCGAAGCGCACCGTGTCCCAGCAGCCGAGCCGCTCGCGCACGGGGGCGCGGCGGAACAGGAAGGAGGCCATGTTGTAGAGCGCCAGCCGGCCGTTGGCGCGCAGCCGGGTGATGCGCAGGTCCTCGCCGCCGCGCACCATCTGCGACAGGCAGCCGACGAGCTCGGGCCGCGCCTCGAGCAGCCGGACCTGGCGCTCGATGCGCTCGGGGTGGGTCCAGTCGTCGGCATCATGCACGGTGACGTAATCGCCGGTGGCGGCCTCGAGCCCGGCGTTGCGGGCACGGTAGGCGCCGACGTTCGCCTCGAGCCGCAGCACCCGGATGCGCGGGTCGGCTTCGGCCGCCGCCTCGGCAATGGCGGCGGTGTCGTCCCGGCTGGCGTCGTCGATGACGAGGATCTCGAGGTTGCGCCAAGTCTGCTCGGCGAGCGCGCGCAGCGCCGTCGGCAGGGTGCGCGCCGCGTCATGCGCGGCCAGCAGCACCGAGACCTTCGGCCCCTCCTCCACCGGCGGCAGCGGCACCGCGCTGGTCAGCCGGTCGTAGAGCGCGCCCTCGCCCTCGCGCAGCGCCAGCGGCGGGATGCCGGCCTCGGCCAGCGCCTGGTTGACCCAGAACAGCCGCTCGCCCGGATCGTCCTGCAGGTTGGCCCAGGCCAGCAGCAGGTCGGCGCTCAGCCGGTTGCCGGCCTGCGCCCGCTCGAGGATCGCCCGGGCCCGGTCGCGGGCGCCGGGCTCCAGTCCCGACAGCGCGTGCAGCGCCAGCATCTCCATCAGCGTCAGCCGGCCGGCGAGCGCGTCGGGCAGCCCCGGTTCGGCCTGGGCGCGCGCGATGCTCGCCTGCGCCGAGCGCAACGCCGGCTCGCCGCCCTCGCGCAGGTGCCAGAGCGCCACCTCGGCGCCGGCGGTGGCGCGGACCACCGGGTCGGGCGCGGTGCGCGCCAGCCAGGCAAGCTCGTTGAGCGGCGGCACGGTGACGCCGAGCGTGGTCAGCCGGCCGGTCAGGATCTCGATGCGGCGCAGCGCCCGGCGACGGCCGGCGGCGGCATCGGGCGGAGCCGCCTGCAGCCCCTGCGGCTGGCCGTAGAGCACGTAGTGCAGCAGCGGGTTGAGATCGCTCTCGGCCGCCTCGGGGTTGTGCTCGAGATACCAGTCGGTGCGGAAGTTCGGCCCCGGGTCGCGGCCCATCTCGGCGCCGTAGCGGACGTAATGCGCCACCGGGTCCATGCCCGCGAGCTGCACGTCGGGGTAGCGCGTCAGGTACCAGGCGGTGTTCACCACGTCGGCGCGGCGCAGCAGCGCGATCTGCTCTTCGGCCGGGGTTTGGGGCATGGGGGTCTCCTCGTGAAACGTGATCGGCCTGCGGCCCTGCATCGAAGACCGGCGGCGGGGCGGTGTCAACGCGGCCCGTCGTCCGCGCCGCCGTCCTGTGGCCCGCCGCCGAACCTGGCCCGGATCCGCGCGAGGTTCGGCCCGAGCGGTTCGCGGGCGGTGATGTTGCCGAGCACCGGACCGGCGACCACGTGATGCGCGGTGACCAGCGGCACCGCCAGCGGCGGCAGCCCGTCGGTCAGACGCAGGATCAGCTCCCAGTCGACCAGCCGGGTGAGCCCGGTGTCGAAGCCGCCGAGACGCTCGGTCAGGCTGCGGTGATGCACGAAGCAGTTGAGGTCGATGTAGTTCTCGCGCACCAGCGCCGCCCGGTCCCAGCGCGCCCAGAGCAGGTCGCTCCAGCCGGCATCGAGGTTGTGGCGCGCGGTGGCGGTATAGACCGCCCCATGCTCGGGCGAGGCGGCGAGCGCCGAGCAGGCGACCAGCAGGTGGTCGGGCTCCCAGCTGTTGTCGCTGTCGAGATAGGCGACGAGCTCGCCCGTCGCCGCGGCGAGACCGGCGTTGCGCGCCGCCGCCACACCGGCGGGCGGCTGCACGACGAGCCGCAGCCGGCCCTCGTCGAGCGCCTCGGGGAAGCGGGCGCGCAGCATCTCGGGCGTGCCGTCGGTCGAGCCGTCGTCGACGACGATGACCTCATGCGGGGCGACCGACTGCAGCAGCGCCGAGGCGACGGCGCGCGGCAGGATGTGGGCGCGGTCGCGGGTGGGCAGCACGACGCTGACCCTGGGCGGGCGCCGGCCGACCTGCGCGAGCAGCGCCGCGCGCAGCTCGGGGGCGCATTCGAACAGGAAGCGCGGCCGTTGCCGGGCCAGCAGGTCGGGCAGCGTGGCCGGCGGGCCTCCGGCCTCGTCGAGCCCCGAGAGCGCCGTGTCGAGACCGCCGGGCCGGCGGCCCTCGGCGGCGCCGCTGGCCAGGTAGTGGGCGAGCCCCCCGACCCCGGCCTGCGCCACGTCCGGGTGACGGGCGAGGTAGTCGTCGGCATCGAAGAGCTGCGCGGCGGTCTCCTCGGGCAGCGCGCGCAACGCCTCGGCGTAGAGCGCCGAGAGCCCCCGCGCCTCGCCGGCGAGCCGCTGCGGCGGCGGCGCCTGGCGCAGGTGGCGCAGCATCGCCTGGCTCTTCTGCAGCGCGACGCGGTGGGCGAGGTCCTCCTCGGCGCGGCGCAGCAGGATCAGCCGCAGCACGTCGCCGAGCGCCTCCTGCCCCTCGGGCAGCGCCGCGAGCCCGGCCTCGATCCGCGCGGCGAGATCGCCGCCGTCGGGGGCGCGCAGCGCGGCGCCGAGCGGCGCGAGCGGGTCGTCATCGCGGCCTGAGGTCACGCCTTGACCCCGAGCCTCTCGCCCACGCCCTGCCGGTCCTGCAGCGCCCGCCACCAGGGCTCGTTGTCGAGATACCAGGCCACGGTCTTCTCGAGCCCCTCCTCGACGGTGACCGAGGGCCGCCAGCCCAGCTCCTCGCGGATTCGCGCGGGGTCGATGGCGTAGCGGGCATCGTGCCCGGGCCGGTCGGTGACAAAGGTGATCTGGTCGGCGTAGGAGCCGGCGTCCTTGGGGCGCATCCGGTCGAGGATGGCGCAGAGCGTCTTCACCAGCTCGAGGTTTGACCGCTCGTTCTCGCCGCCGATGTTGTAGCTGCGCCCGACCGTGCCCTTCTCGACCGCGAGCAACAGCGCGTCGGCGTGATCCTCGACGTAGAGCCAGTCGCGCACGTTCGAGCCGTCGCCGTAGATCGGCAGCGGCTTGCCGGCCAGCGCGTTGAGGATGATCACCGGGATCAGCTTCTCGGGGAAGTGGAAGGGCCCGTAGTTGTTCGAGCAGTTGGTCAGCACCACCGGCAGGCCATAGGTCTCGTGCCAGGCCCGCACCAAGTGATCCGAGCCGGCCTTGGAGGCGGAATAGGGCGAGCGCGGATCGTAGGGCGTGTCCTCGGTGAACTGCACCTCCGGATCGGCGGGCAGCGAGCCGAAGACCTCGTCGGTCGAGATGTGGTGGAAGCGGAAGCTCTCGGGGCGGCCCTTCTGCACCCAGTGGGCGCGGGCGGCTTCCAGCATCTGGAAGGTGCCCATGACGTTGGTCTCGATGAAGGTGCCGGGGCCGTCGATGGAGCGGTCGACGTGGGATTCCGCCGCCAGGTGCATCACCGCGTCGGGATCATGCGCGGCGAAGATCCGGTCGAGCGCCGCGCGGTCGCGGATGTCGGCCTGCTCGAAGGCGTAGCCCGGATCGTCCGCCACGCTCGCCACGTTGTCGAGGCAGGCGGCATAGGTCAGCGCGTCGAGGTTGACCACCTGGTGGCCCTTGGCGATGGCCCGGCGCACCACCGCCGAGCCGATGAAGCCGGCGCCGCCGGTCACGAGGATCTTCATGCGATCAGGCTCCCGCGTAGGTGAAGGGGCTGTCGAAGTCGGCAAGCAGCGGTGCCGCGGCATCCTTGTCGGACAGGACCGCCTCGCCCGCGAGCCCCCAGTCGATGCCGATGTCGGGATCGTCCCAGCGCACCGCGCCGTCGCACTCGGGCGCGTAGTAGTCGGTGCACTTGTAGCAGATCTCGGTGTCGGGCTCGCGGGTGACGAAGCCGTGCAGGAAGCCCGCCGGCACCAGCAGCTGGCGGCCGTTCTCGAAGCTCAGCTCCTCGCCGACCCACTGGCCGTAGGTCGGGCTGCCCTTGCGGATGTCGACGGCCACGTCGAAGAGCCGCCCCCGGCCGCAGCGCACCAGCTTGTCCTGGGCATGCGGCGGCGACTGGAAGTGCAGGCCGCGCACCGTGCCGACCTGCGCCGAGAGCGAGTGGTTGTCCTGGACGAAGTCGAAGTGCAGCCCGTGCTCGGCCATGCGCTTCGCGTTCCAGCTTTCGCTGAAGAAGCCGCGCGCGTCGCCGAAGCGGCGCGGGGTCAGGATCAGCACCCCGGGGAGGGCGGTGGGCTGGATGTCGAGCATGAAAAGAAACCCTTCGATACGATGCGTTGCGCCCAGTCCTACACGCGCCCGTGCGCGGCGGGAAGACCGGGTGCATGTCCGACCCGCCGCCCCGCAGGGGCTGGCTCAGCGCCGGGCCTTGAGCCAGCCGAGGAAGGCACGCCCCGGGTTCGACAGCCGCTTGCGGCCGCTGTCGGCCCACCAGGCGCGCCACTGCGCCTCGAGCGCGTAGACGTCCTCGCCGGGGGCAAGCGTGCGGGCCTCGTCGAGCACCTCGGGATCGAGCGGCGGGATCTGCACCGCCCCCCTGGGGTCGGCGCGGCGGCGGGTGATGCGGATGAGATCGCCCTCTTCTTCCGCGAGCAGGTAATCGGGCAGGCCGTTCTCCTCGATCATCCGGCGGACGGCGGCACGGAACACCCGCAGCGGCGCCGTCGAGCCCGCCTTCTTGTGCAGCGTCGGCAGGCCGACCCGCCACTCGGGCTGGCGGCCGCAGTGCTTGCGCGCCAGCTCGTAGACCCGCCGCTCGATCGGCTTGCGCAGCCGGAAGTAGTCGCGGTTGAGGGTGAGCACGGATTTCGCCAGCACCGCCTGGTAGATCCATTCCGAGAGGGTGACCACGACGCTGACCATCCGCCCCCCGCGCGAGCGGCGCACGATCTCCCAGCTCTCGATCAGGCCGAAGCCCGAGGTGGTCTCGTAGTCGCCGGCGGCGAGATTGGTGGTGATGCGGGTGCCGGCCAGCCGCTCGAAGGCCTCGCGCAGCCGGGCGTAGCTGTCGCCGCTGGTGTCGCGGTTGGTGGCGACCAGCAGGTCGTAGGCCTTGAGGTGCAGCACCCGGCCCACCGCGCGGCCGGCGTTGAGCGCCGCCATCAGCTGGCTGATGCAGTAGATCAGGATGTCCTTGTCGTGGATCGTGGCGCGGCCCTTCACGCTGGGCGTCACCTGCACCTCGGTGCCGTTGTGCTCGTAGGTGAGGATGCGCCGGTCGGGCCGGGTCGAGAGCGAGAAGAGCGGATGCTCCATGGTGCCCATGTCGTCCTTGGGCACGGCGTCGAAGACGTCGCAGACGAAGAAGTCGGCCGTGGGGTGGCGGTCGGGCAAGAGCCCTGGGGGATCCGTGATGGCCTTGCCGGTCACCTGCCTGCCTGTCCTTTCGGGGATGCCTCATGTGCCGCGCGGTTCGCGGCGGCGCCCCTGTCCTGCCCGTGTTCTTGTGTCCTTGGGGGCCCTGCTCCGGCCCCGCCCGCTTCGGGGTTTCAGTGACACCAGACTACGCGGCGGCGGGGCATGCGTCCAGCGGCGGCAACGTCGGATCGGAGTCGCCTGCTCGTGGGATCAGAGTCGCATCAACGTCGGATCAGAGTCGCCCTTGTCCTTGGCTGCGACCGGAAACATCGGAAAATCAAGGCTTTGCTCGAACCGCGTGGATCCCGTAACAATAAATATAACAAAATTCATAACAGCCGTTTTTTGCAGGCACCCCTCACGTGCCTTGCAAGCAGGTCACAGCCGGCGGAATATTTGCTCAGAAAATCATGGAGATGGTCAGCCATATCGCGTCTTTTCTTCCATGTGCCGCGTTTTTGCGTATTCTGATCGAAACCGCGCACATGGAGAGATCTCGATGAAGCCCGACCCACGGGGCAGCCTGCCGCCCTACTTCAACATCGACCCCGATGCCGCGCTCGCCGCGCTGGGGCATCCCACCACCACCGAGGGCTTCGAGGCCATCGCCCGGGCCTGTGCCG is a genomic window containing:
- a CDS encoding glycosyltransferase family 10 domain-containing protein yields the protein MIRLCPFGDYAHRQPLAYPAIRAACAGRIEVVDDIARADIVAVSHTKDLDRHAEVLKARIGPDQRLVLLSEEPFWDTVWDPDPLSREGTRETSRGPLRFTRLTHLTSDIYRFDRIPYFLLTDPAYARRYAGLFARNAARGAERWRALWAAAPWQAGFMAEARDNPKYDRGFPQAGVAGLSSRRTRIARACGTRSLRLGHGWQPGPRRQALRDWHLDKLVRLDGQCRLFSAIENTLHPDYVTEKPFDALAMGAVPLVEAGPGHRLHELLPEGGLWDLKGLPPTEAAAAIDSWDPATTDPAPYMAAQRRMAALFADPAILRAEYDRLARALEAALAGVCDSPAPALSPAG
- a CDS encoding glycosyltransferase family 2 protein is translated as MPQTPAEEQIALLRRADVVNTAWYLTRYPDVQLAGMDPVAHYVRYGAEMGRDPGPNFRTDWYLEHNPEAAESDLNPLLHYVLYGQPQGLQAAPPDAAAGRRRALRRIEILTGRLTTLGVTVPPLNELAWLARTAPDPVVRATAGAEVALWHLREGGEPALRSAQASIARAQAEPGLPDALAGRLTLMEMLALHALSGLEPGARDRARAILERAQAGNRLSADLLLAWANLQDDPGERLFWVNQALAEAGIPPLALREGEGALYDRLTSAVPLPPVEEGPKVSVLLAAHDAARTLPTALRALAEQTWRNLEILVIDDASRDDTAAIAEAAAEADPRIRVLRLEANVGAYRARNAGLEAATGDYVTVHDADDWTHPERIERQVRLLEARPELVGCLSQMVRGGEDLRITRLRANGRLALYNMASFLFRRAPVRERLGCWDTVRFGADSELVRRCRKVFGAAAVAEMETGPLTIQRDGGDAITENPVTGIQGFYYGARFEYFDAQGHHHRSGGALRYTGDPDARPFAVPALMTDPDRLEAGIFDAIYVGDFRLETPELQAMLAEIAARRARGERVGIVPYYDVELDTGRLELCDSLRAQVDGETLVVLVYGNSAACRELIGPDITDRQLRQRYTPEVTLLG
- a CDS encoding glycosyltransferase family A protein; amino-acid sequence: MTSGRDDDPLAPLGAALRAPDGGDLAARIEAGLAALPEGQEALGDVLRLILLRRAEEDLAHRVALQKSQAMLRHLRQAPPPQRLAGEARGLSALYAEALRALPEETAAQLFDADDYLARHPDVAQAGVGGLAHYLASGAAEGRRPGGLDTALSGLDEAGGPPATLPDLLARQRPRFLFECAPELRAALLAQVGRRPPRVSVVLPTRDRAHILPRAVASALLQSVAPHEVIVVDDGSTDGTPEMLRARFPEALDEGRLRLVVQPPAGVAAARNAGLAAATGELVAYLDSDNSWEPDHLLVACSALAASPEHGAVYTATARHNLDAGWSDLLWARWDRAALVRENYIDLNCFVHHRSLTERLGGFDTGLTRLVDWELILRLTDGLPPLAVPLVTAHHVVAGPVLGNITAREPLGPNLARIRARFGGGPQDGGADDGPR
- the rfbB gene encoding dTDP-glucose 4,6-dehydratase; translation: MKILVTGGAGFIGSAVVRRAIAKGHQVVNLDALTYAACLDNVASVADDPGYAFEQADIRDRAALDRIFAAHDPDAVMHLAAESHVDRSIDGPGTFIETNVMGTFQMLEAARAHWVQKGRPESFRFHHISTDEVFGSLPADPEVQFTEDTPYDPRSPYSASKAGSDHLVRAWHETYGLPVVLTNCSNNYGPFHFPEKLIPVIILNALAGKPLPIYGDGSNVRDWLYVEDHADALLLAVEKGTVGRSYNIGGENERSNLELVKTLCAILDRMRPKDAGSYADQITFVTDRPGHDARYAIDPARIREELGWRPSVTVEEGLEKTVAWYLDNEPWWRALQDRQGVGERLGVKA
- the rfbC gene encoding dTDP-4-dehydrorhamnose 3,5-epimerase, with the translated sequence MLDIQPTALPGVLILTPRRFGDARGFFSESWNAKRMAEHGLHFDFVQDNHSLSAQVGTVRGLHFQSPPHAQDKLVRCGRGRLFDVAVDIRKGSPTYGQWVGEELSFENGRQLLVPAGFLHGFVTREPDTEICYKCTDYYAPECDGAVRWDDPDIGIDWGLAGEAVLSDKDAAAPLLADFDSPFTYAGA
- a CDS encoding replication initiator protein A, which encodes MTGKAITDPPGLLPDRHPTADFFVCDVFDAVPKDDMGTMEHPLFSLSTRPDRRILTYEHNGTEVQVTPSVKGRATIHDKDILIYCISQLMAALNAGRAVGRVLHLKAYDLLVATNRDTSGDSYARLREAFERLAGTRITTNLAAGDYETTSGFGLIESWEIVRRSRGGRMVSVVVTLSEWIYQAVLAKSVLTLNRDYFRLRKPIERRVYELARKHCGRQPEWRVGLPTLHKKAGSTAPLRVFRAAVRRMIEENGLPDYLLAEEEGDLIRITRRRADPRGAVQIPPLDPEVLDEARTLAPGEDVYALEAQWRAWWADSGRKRLSNPGRAFLGWLKARR